The stretch of DNA CCctaaatttggttattaaataACTATAAATAATGATGCCCTTTCTATTACTTCAAACATATCTTTGCCATTTTTCcgtactgcaatttcttgttacttttcTGGCTGATGAATTGGTCGGGCTCTGTTGCACATCATTTCCACATCGTAGGCTTACAACAGCACCTTGATTCAACAGTATAATTTGGGCTTTACAGCTTtgaaccagaaaatgttgagCCCATATCTCTATCGCTACCTAAAATCTCCATGGCTGTTGCTATAGTGTCACAACAGCGGGTCTTCATAAACAGGTAGCATCCAGTGTTCAGAGTTTCTCAGTGCTCGCTGCCATCAAAGCCATGTATAATAATCGGTAATTGGCCTGTGCAGAACTATGCTCTCCAGGTAACAAAGAATAGCACTCCACACTGTAGATTgcttaaatttctttttacaatGAGCTTAGATGCTGGTCAACTATCTGAGGAAAAAGAGGATTGCCCTGTGTGGAGTGATGGGTGTGATCACATGGTCAGacgtgaaaataaaatatcttatcttatcttatcttgtCCTGAACAAAAGGCAGAATATTTTATGTTGCTCATCCCCACTTTTCAGTGACTGTTGTTTGATTTGAACCCCAAAGAAGCAAAAATTGGTTAGGTAATTTACCAATGCTTATTATTAAATCAACTAAACTAGAAAACATACACAGATTGTCCAGTTAAACCTGTGCCATCTAATGAAAACCAACAATGCCACAAtgccacaaattacagcctggTGTAGCTCAATCAACACCTCTGATACagagtcaacaaaaactgaacattgtaagCTTCACAAGATAGTCTTTAGTCTTCTagtctttatttgtttgtacaATTAAAACATTACAGTCAAATACATAAAGTAATGGAGCTCAGGGGAGGAAGGAAGCCAAATGGCTTATGCTAAGTCCTCTCTTAATATAAAACACTTCACAATCAAGTATAAAATAACATACGGAAgcgcaaataaaaaaaaagcacaaaaagggGAACTTACtatgtaaaacaaatgaaaaaatacaggaaaaaaacaataaaaaattgaGGTTCGTGTTAATGTGTAGGGTTATTATAAGGCTATTGTAATACTGTAGGTGGTTTTCAATCGTACAGGTACACCCAACACACTAACTGGCAACATGCTTGCAGTGATCAGTGATGTGCAGTGTTGAAGTGTGTGACAAGCAGACCAGACACCAATGATACATGAGGTGACTGCAGGGCAGAGTGGAGACCTAGGAGGTGCTACCATTCGTGACATTAGTcatgaaaatactcaaataataaaacaattaaagtgGGCAGAGTTAGATGGGTTAGCAAGGATGTTTTTCAAAGATGTGTGGGAAAACACTAGTGTGATTggcatcttttatttttatatttaatgtatatcCTTAATTTCTTAGTTATTTATTGCTGGGTGGGAGAGAATTGGCAGTCGGAACGTTTTCTACCGTTTCGACAGGAATCATTTGAAAGTGAAGAATTAGCACTGACTTAAGGGATGAattaacacacactctcttctctcttacTCAGCATTAGGAGCGGCGTATGGGACAGCAAAGAGCGGCACGGGCATTGCTGCCATGTCTGTGATGCGGCCAGAGCTCATCATGAAGTCCATCATCCCTGTGGTCATGGCGGGTATCATCGCCATCTACGGGCTGGTGGTGGCTGTGCTGATAGCAAACAACATCTCTGAGAGAGTCTCCCTTTACAAGTAAGACGAACCTCCGATACAGTATGAAAcgtatttattcatttttaccttttcatttCTGCTCATGCTATTTGTGTAAAttgagaaacacattttatatcttttacgtagtttttatgcttttgaattgaattacatacacacacataacccCACCACCTTCTTAACtcaaacacaataacaaagcAGAGCCAAGTTTGGCTAAGAAAATAACTCTTAGAAAAGTGATCAAGAGTTTCAACAATTAGTCAAAGAAATGAATAGAAGTCCAATATTTAGTGGACCTTTATCTGTCTTGATCTCTGccagctcctgagaaaaacatctgggtATTGAGCTCTCTAAACGTTCGATTTACTTCTTCATGGTACATTTGCTACATCCGGCTTGTGGCTGCTCATGGCTGGCTACGCTTTTATGCGGTTTTAAGTGTGGGTGAGACTCAACGAAAGAAAAAGTTCTATGTTCTGCATCTTAACAATTAGACCATCAGATGCCGCTCACTGCTAATATTAAAAGTATTGCTTAATAAGTGTTGCTTATAAGTGGTCCTGTTTgcttttaatataatttaaggGATTAACAATGCTCGAAAAGTTAATGTCACAATGAAACAGGAGGTGAAGCATCTTTACTTTCAGTAATGTGATGTATTtctgactgaaaaagaaaatgtgggtGGCATTTATTTACTTAAGTCTACGTGGCTTAGTGAAAACACTGTGAGGATGTAGAGGACTGTTGGCCTCCACCAAACACCTCCTTCATCTGGAAGAGGGATGAGCGTAAAATGAACTAACTACACCTCAGTTACTCTCTTTGAAAGTGTAAACAAACTTGACCTGACCCACAATGTCACTAACACTAGCTACTACGACATACAAACTGACAGTCAAGTGCAGTTCTATCGAATGGAGGGGGTTAACTAGCCAAAAATATGTTGATGTTTTACGGGAAGAGAaaagtgaattttatttaattttttttttttttttttttattatttcgcTTTGCCAGGGAAAGACCACACAGTATGGGCCCAACCACATTTCACTCATTATGTCCTTTTTAATGTCCTCACTGGCAGCACCTTGAATCCCTTTATTGGAAAGCTGCACTTGCTGCTGCTCTGAATTGGGAAAATATGGGTGAAAAGGGGGCTCCAGTGGTCTTCTGATATATATTAAGGTCATTagatagatttgtttttttaggtaAACTACTTCTTAAAATGATTCTACACCTAAAATCTTTTGGACATCAAACACTCACCTTCTGTGGACTTGATAGGTGGATATATGAAACCACTCATGTATCATAGTCATCTTCCCTGCTGTCCATCTATATACGCAGTATGTTCTAAACAATCATAGTGTATTAATGCCATAATGTCGCTTAATACACTGCCTCTGTGCCGCAGAGGAGCCTGATTGTAATGCCTGTACTGGGAATTGCCACAAATATCAAAAGTATTTAGTCGAAATTTTATGCAGCAGTTTCCAAGATAACTTCATAGAACAGGGCTGGAtgttgatttactgtatgtttcgGAAACTATTACCTTGTGCAGTGACAGCATTATTTTCTGTCTCCAACAGGAGTTTCCTGCATCTCGGTGCTGGTCTTAGCGTGGGCCTGAGTGGTCTGGCAGCCGGGTTCGCCATCGGCATCGTGGGCGACGCAGGGGTACGAGGCACCGCCCAGCAGCCCCGGCTTTTCGTGGGcatgatcctgatcctgatcttCGCTGAGGTGCTGGGGCTTTACGGCCTTATCGTGGCCCTCATCCTATCTACAAAATAAGTGTCTGCATCAAACACCATCTCATTCATTCCACATCAAAGCAGCAAGAACAAATAGGAGATTTTCACCTACTTCCATTACACCCTGTGGGTCTGGCAGGATGGGATGGCAACAGAAACATGTTGGCGGTCGACTTTGACAGCTGTGTCCTCAGTAGATGTGATCTATCCGTATTGTTTAAAGCCATCCAGTTGTGTCAGGTCCTGTGTGTACAGAACGGGCATGAAGATGTATTGGTTGTTATGGGATGATGTGTGGACAGTCTGCCTGATTTGTTGTCTGATCTTAACCTGTACAGTGATCCAGAGTCCCTCCTCCCCCTGTAAATGTAGTAACCAGTCTGTGCTGTGAGCGTGAGTAATAATGTTTACCCCTTTGCCCATTCCCCtcctttgatttttgttttatgttggtCGTCTTGATTGTCATTCTCTGTTTTGAGACTGCTGAAAATCATGcacattagcattttattttttcatgttctttttgGGGACCAGTTTTGAATCACAGTGGGTTGAGAAGctgtcaagacattttttttttttttttttttttcactatttatgGAAAGTTATGAAGATTTTGACTTAAAGAAACTGTCTAAATGGAATACcctatatacataaatatatatatatatatataaattatctGTGTATAGCTAGATTAATTGCACTGTGGGTAATTGTTCAAAGTGCTTGGAATTCCTCTGGATGTAGTGTGATTATTAATGGAGGATGTCCACATGTTGACATGgagttgactgtgtgtgtgtgtgtgtgtgtgtgtgtgtgtgcgtgtgtgtgtgtgtgtgtgtgtgtgtgtgtgtgagagagagtgacacTGAGTGCGTAATGTGTGCAAGCGGATTTATGTTTAATGACATTCTCAAACACTAGTATCGTTTACCTGTAGTGCTGctgttgggattttttttgtttgtttgtttgtttgtttgtttttgtttaaggtGAAAGCTCACTGTTCAGCCATGCCTGTCAGATTTCCAAATAAAACTCAACCTCCTCCAGAAGATCATCGTCAGGCCTTTTATGTCTGATATTAATGGGATGAATAAACTCACACTACCAACAACCTTTTAGACTTTTCAGAGTCTGGAGCATTTcagtctgaaagaaaaatggttaaattggtaaattaaatgtaaagcaGGAAGGACTTCCTATAGATCATTGTagtcaaaaacaaatcaagattGTCATTTAATTCTTTCAATCTTTCAAACAGGTAAGGACAAAGACAACAAATTTgcttatataaaaaataaatctagtATTTTCAACTAGGGCTGcaaactaattattttcatgatcaattacaaattattttcttgaccaattgtttggtctgtaaaatcaGAATGTTTTCTTAGAAATGTCCATTACAGGTCTCCAGAGCCCATGGTGACTTTAAAGTTtactgttttgtctgatcatttGTCCAAACCCTATAGATATTCAGCTTATTATCATCGAAGCGtatacaaaactgaaaatatttaaatctcaGAGGCTGGAGCAAGTgaattttggtcatttttactAAAATAATAGCTTAAATTATTTGATcgtcaaaattgttgcagattcaTTCTCTCTTGATCAACTAATCCATTAACAGGCTTatcattgcagctctacttCGGACCCCcgtcattttaaaattattttcaaatgaccTAATATCTGATGAATAAATTGGCAGCAGTCTCATCTAGCAGTATTCTTGACACCAGTttcttgaaattaaaacattttctaaataaccTCACATGAAACATAACCTCAATATGTTCGATCTCAGCTAAATTAGAAATCATCACCTACTGATAACAAATGGCAGACGGAGAAGCTGAATTATCTGTTTCACGAGATATGCAAAGAATTttacagtgggaaaaaaatgtgactagTCTGAACAAATCCGTCGTCAGTCAGCAGTAAAAACTCATCACATCGTGTATGACCAGGTCAGAGACCAGCTGAGACTCAGACCCAGACTTCTGTTAAGTACAAAAATTCATATTCACGGATGTCAGTCTTTTAGAGGgtatgtttttgctttattagTGTCACAAATTCTCCCCTGCTGAGATACTGTAACTGTTATGACCCTTGCACTGAGGTATACATGCAGCACATATACCTGCAATccttaaattaatattttaaatcatagCTCTTACAGATGTTGTCGTTAGGAAAATTGCTTTCTTTATCTTTGGTTACTTCCATCATGCGACAGTGTTcaaaaggtgaaataaaaaacgCATACAGAcgtaattaattgttttatggTGGTACATGACTGCATGAAATCCACGTTTTAATTCTTAGCCTTCTTTGCACACCTGAGCTCTTAAAATGGGTCTTCTTGGTGCCTTTCTATATGTTACCCAGCTCATTCACTGCCTCCTCAACATggatacatacatactgtatgtattccaCAAAAGAAATGAGATGGGGAGTGCAACAGTAACTCAGACAGAAATCAGGTTGAattcaacaacatttttaacGAAGTAATTGTCAACAATCCACTGAATGCTGTAACATTAACAGTGAATAAACGATTTCATTACAATTTCAGGGTCATTTTAAA from Xiphias gladius isolate SHS-SW01 ecotype Sanya breed wild chromosome 3, ASM1685928v1, whole genome shotgun sequence encodes:
- the atp6v0ca gene encoding ATPase H+ transporting V0 subunit ca; the encoded protein is MSSEESPEYSPFFAVMGASAAMVFSALGAAYGTAKSGTGIAAMSVMRPELIMKSIIPVVMAGIIAIYGLVVAVLIANNISERVSLYKSFLHLGAGLSVGLSGLAAGFAIGIVGDAGVRGTAQQPRLFVGMILILIFAEVLGLYGLIVALILSTK